A section of the Elizabethkingia anophelis R26 genome encodes:
- a CDS encoding TonB-dependent receptor domain-containing protein, producing MKSILRSGLLLLNLFLFMNINAQSSLKKETYHVKGACEMCKARIEKAAKTKGVKNAQWSPETQILTVEYNPDNTNTDVILQHVADAGHDNEKYTAKDAIYNKLPACCHYNRDAKPNSEHTVSKASYYVKGNCDMCKARIEKASKDAGALSAEWKADEQKLYLELDPAKTTAEKVLQKVADAGHDNEKFKADDKTYSSLPACCHFDRTTAFGEANTKVHSDKANTEIKNEKDDHQQSDKGKEKQIGGVTITKAAEATALNKKEVGLTFNINPKELLKAACCNLSESFETNATVDVSFSNAVTGTKQLKMLGLDQKYTSLTKEQLPEIRGLASAYGLNFIPGRWIGGIQLTKGGSTVVNGYESITGQINTELLKSENEKPTTELNLFSDFNGRAEANITHTSQVAEKWNQSILLHGNGTFGDTDMNNDGFLDRPKGTQLNAAYLLNYNDLNNSGFGSHFGINFVKDERTAGQIGYNKRLNQSQQNLYGVGIDISRFQAWNKTGYVFKGKPYQSLGWMNQFTYHQQDSFFGLRNYFGKQSTFYSNLIFESIIGNTNHKYKVGASFLLDDYNEDYLTTNYKRQETVPGFFAEYTLTGTKYVLVAGARVDFHNLAGTQFTPRLNFKYDIAPKTILRLSAGRGFRTANIFAESQQYFASNRSIEILSNNGNIYGLKPEIAWNYGLSLQQEFKIFNKKSTIIADVFRTDFQNQVITDLDQYTNKILFYNLEGKSFANSVQVQWDLTPAKNLDLRLAYKYYNVETDYLSGRRKAPFMAKHRGFFNAAYATNKNDKGGFWSFDTTLNWIGKQRIPFTQSNPQELRLPDYSNAYTTLNAQISKNLNEKVRIYAGGENLTNYKQKNAILDAKNPFGNYFDGGMVYAPIMGANFYIGLDLKF from the coding sequence ATGAAATCAATTTTAAGATCAGGACTGTTGCTCCTGAATCTATTTCTGTTTATGAACATCAATGCCCAGAGCTCTCTAAAAAAAGAAACTTATCATGTAAAAGGAGCCTGCGAAATGTGTAAAGCCAGAATAGAAAAAGCAGCAAAAACTAAAGGTGTAAAAAATGCACAATGGAGCCCGGAAACACAGATATTAACTGTGGAGTATAATCCGGACAATACGAATACCGATGTAATCCTTCAGCATGTAGCGGATGCAGGTCATGATAATGAAAAATACACAGCTAAAGATGCCATTTATAACAAATTACCTGCATGCTGTCATTATAACAGAGATGCCAAACCGAATTCAGAACATACTGTAAGCAAAGCTTCATACTATGTGAAAGGAAACTGCGACATGTGCAAAGCCCGCATAGAAAAAGCTTCTAAAGATGCTGGTGCATTAAGTGCTGAATGGAAGGCGGATGAGCAAAAACTTTATCTTGAATTAGATCCGGCAAAAACCACTGCTGAAAAAGTTCTGCAGAAAGTTGCAGATGCCGGGCATGATAATGAAAAGTTTAAAGCAGACGATAAAACATACTCAAGTCTGCCTGCATGCTGCCATTTCGACCGTACTACTGCATTTGGAGAAGCAAATACAAAGGTGCATTCAGATAAAGCAAATACCGAAATAAAAAATGAAAAAGATGACCACCAGCAAAGTGATAAAGGAAAAGAAAAACAAATTGGTGGAGTTACGATAACTAAAGCTGCTGAGGCAACTGCCCTAAACAAGAAGGAGGTTGGATTGACTTTCAACATTAATCCAAAAGAATTATTAAAAGCAGCATGTTGCAATCTTTCTGAAAGTTTTGAAACCAATGCAACGGTAGATGTTTCGTTCAGCAATGCTGTAACCGGAACAAAACAGCTTAAAATGCTGGGATTGGATCAGAAATATACCAGCCTTACAAAGGAACAGCTTCCGGAAATACGAGGATTAGCATCTGCATACGGGCTGAACTTTATACCAGGACGCTGGATTGGTGGGATTCAGCTAACAAAAGGCGGAAGCACTGTAGTTAATGGATATGAAAGTATTACAGGACAGATTAACACGGAACTTCTGAAATCTGAAAATGAAAAACCAACAACAGAGCTTAATCTGTTCTCTGATTTTAACGGACGTGCTGAAGCCAATATTACCCATACCTCTCAGGTTGCTGAAAAATGGAATCAAAGTATATTATTACACGGTAATGGAACTTTCGGCGACACCGATATGAACAATGACGGCTTTCTGGATCGCCCAAAGGGAACACAGCTAAATGCAGCTTATCTTCTTAATTATAATGATCTTAATAATAGCGGATTTGGCTCTCATTTCGGAATTAACTTTGTAAAGGATGAAAGAACTGCCGGCCAAATTGGTTACAACAAAAGACTTAACCAGAGTCAGCAAAATTTGTATGGTGTAGGGATCGACATTTCGCGCTTTCAGGCATGGAATAAAACAGGGTATGTTTTCAAAGGAAAACCATACCAAAGTTTAGGCTGGATGAATCAGTTTACTTATCATCAGCAGGACAGTTTCTTTGGACTACGTAATTACTTTGGAAAACAGTCTACCTTTTATTCCAATTTAATTTTTGAAAGTATTATTGGAAATACCAACCATAAGTACAAAGTTGGAGCAAGCTTTTTATTAGATGATTACAATGAAGATTACCTGACAACAAATTACAAAAGGCAGGAGACTGTTCCGGGCTTTTTTGCAGAATATACCTTAACTGGTACCAAATATGTTTTAGTAGCTGGGGCGCGTGTGGATTTTCATAATCTTGCAGGTACTCAGTTTACACCGAGGCTTAATTTCAAATATGATATCGCTCCCAAAACTATTCTAAGACTATCTGCTGGGAGAGGATTCAGAACTGCCAATATTTTTGCAGAAAGTCAGCAATATTTTGCATCCAACAGAAGTATCGAGATTTTATCCAACAACGGAAATATCTACGGACTAAAACCTGAAATTGCATGGAACTATGGGTTGAGCCTACAACAGGAATTCAAAATTTTCAATAAAAAATCCACAATAATAGCTGATGTTTTCAGAACAGATTTCCAGAATCAGGTCATTACAGATTTGGATCAGTATACCAACAAGATTTTGTTTTATAATCTGGAAGGAAAATCTTTTGCGAATAGTGTACAAGTACAATGGGATCTTACTCCTGCAAAAAATCTGGATCTGAGATTGGCTTACAAGTATTACAATGTAGAAACCGATTATCTTTCAGGCAGAAGAAAGGCTCCTTTTATGGCAAAACACAGAGGTTTCTTTAATGCTGCATATGCAACTAATAAAAATGACAAAGGTGGTTTCTGGAGTTTCGACACTACATTAAATTGGATTGGAAAACAAAGAATCCCTTTCACACAGAGTAACCCACAAGAACTCAGACTTCCGGATTATTCCAATGCATATACGACTTTAAATGCCCAGATTTCGAAAAATCTGAATGAAAAGGTAAGAATATATGCCGGTGGTGAAAACCTGACGAATTACAAGCAGAAAAATGCTATTCTGGATGCCAAAAATCCTTTTGGTAACTACTTCGATGGCGGAATGGTTTATGCACCAATTATGGGAGCCAATTTTTATATAGGTTTAGACCTCAAGTTTTAA
- a CDS encoding ferredoxin: MSDVKVTIIDREGVEHEIMAPTDMSMNLMETIRAYELVEEGTFGICGGMLMCASCQCYKLSDTEVPEMGDEEESLLYSDGVNVKENSRLSCQIPITMDIEGLKVEIAPEP, encoded by the coding sequence ATGTCAGACGTTAAAGTAACTATTATAGATAGAGAAGGTGTTGAACATGAAATTATGGCACCTACAGACATGTCGATGAATCTTATGGAAACCATAAGAGCCTATGAACTGGTAGAAGAGGGAACTTTCGGAATATGCGGCGGGATGCTGATGTGTGCTTCTTGTCAGTGCTATAAACTAAGCGACACAGAGGTGCCTGAAATGGGAGATGAGGAAGAATCGTTGTTGTATAGTGATGGTGTTAATGTAAAAGAAAATAGCCGCCTGAGTTGCCAGATCCCCATTACTATGGATATAGAGGGACTAAAAGTAGAAATAGCTCCGGAGCCATAA
- a CDS encoding aminoacyl-histidine dipeptidase, with protein MDLLHLEPKAIWKNFAALNAIPRPSKKEEKVIAFIKNFGESLGLETSEDETGNVIIRKPATPGMENRKTTILQSHLDMVCQKNNDTDFDFDTQGINMLVDGDWVKADGTTLGADNGIGVATIMSILESSDIAHPAIEALFTIDEETGMTGAFGLKPGVLHGDILLNLDTEEDDEIDIGCAGGIDVTASKEYNTVAIQGEGIAIEIKGLTGGHSGMDIDKGRGNANVLLGRFLYAGISQSIQLSDINAGGLRNAIPREARANFSVANAEAYLKIAEVLKADILNEFKSVEKDLTITISRAQTNGSGISTADSESFIKGLKAAHNGVYRMSPEVEGLVESSNNIAKVELKEGKLRVLNLSRSSVDSTKMAVADQLRASFELAGLDVAFTGSYPGWQPDPNSEIVSVLERIYTQKFGEQPRVVACHAGLECGIIGANYPEMEMVSFGPHITGAHSPEEKVNITSVQKFWGYLQDILKEIPTK; from the coding sequence ATGGATTTATTACATCTGGAACCAAAAGCCATTTGGAAAAACTTCGCAGCACTTAATGCTATTCCAAGACCATCTAAAAAGGAAGAGAAAGTTATTGCTTTCATCAAAAATTTTGGAGAATCTTTAGGTCTGGAAACTTCGGAAGATGAAACAGGAAATGTTATCATCCGTAAACCTGCTACTCCGGGAATGGAGAACAGAAAAACGACAATATTACAGTCGCATCTGGATATGGTATGTCAGAAGAATAATGATACAGATTTTGACTTTGACACTCAGGGAATCAACATGCTGGTTGATGGTGACTGGGTAAAGGCTGACGGAACAACATTGGGAGCTGACAACGGTATTGGTGTTGCTACTATTATGAGTATTCTGGAATCTTCAGATATTGCACACCCTGCTATAGAAGCTTTGTTTACTATCGATGAGGAAACCGGAATGACCGGAGCTTTTGGTCTGAAACCGGGAGTTTTACATGGTGATATTCTTCTTAATCTTGATACAGAGGAAGATGATGAAATCGATATAGGTTGTGCTGGTGGTATAGATGTAACTGCATCAAAAGAATACAATACTGTAGCTATACAGGGAGAAGGAATCGCTATTGAGATTAAAGGTCTTACAGGAGGACATTCCGGAATGGATATTGATAAAGGCAGAGGAAATGCGAATGTTCTGTTAGGAAGATTTTTATATGCTGGTATCAGTCAAAGCATCCAATTATCTGATATCAATGCAGGTGGATTAAGGAATGCTATTCCACGTGAAGCAAGAGCTAACTTTAGTGTAGCAAATGCAGAAGCATATTTAAAAATTGCGGAAGTTTTGAAGGCTGATATTCTTAATGAATTCAAATCAGTAGAAAAAGATCTTACGATTACAATCAGCAGAGCTCAGACAAACGGATCAGGAATCAGTACAGCAGATTCAGAATCTTTCATCAAAGGACTAAAAGCTGCTCATAACGGAGTTTACAGAATGAGTCCTGAAGTAGAAGGGCTTGTGGAATCTTCTAACAATATAGCAAAAGTAGAACTGAAAGAAGGAAAACTAAGGGTACTTAACCTTTCCCGTTCTTCTGTAGATTCAACTAAAATGGCCGTGGCAGATCAGCTGCGTGCATCATTTGAATTGGCAGGTCTGGATGTAGCATTCACAGGATCTTACCCAGGATGGCAGCCTGACCCTAATTCTGAAATTGTATCGGTTCTTGAAAGAATTTATACTCAGAAATTTGGGGAACAACCACGTGTTGTTGCATGTCACGCAGGATTAGAATGTGGTATTATTGGTGCTAATTATCCTGAAATGGAAATGGTATCTTTCGGTCCTCACATTACCGGTGCGCACTCACCAGAGGAAAAAGTAAATATAACATCTGTACAGAAGTTCTGGGGTTACCTTCAGGATATTCTGAAAGAAATTCCGACGAAATAA